Proteins encoded together in one Columba livia isolate bColLiv1 breed racing homer chromosome W unlocalized genomic scaffold, bColLiv1.pat.W.v2 SUPER_W_unloc_5, whole genome shotgun sequence window:
- the LOC135577519 gene encoding uncharacterized protein LOC135577519 codes for MGRVLIFLLSTISLGFSFDLHHVDPRTNVWLTWANRTGTTDFCLSLAQVSDPFRTCLIGYPYVHLDDFRGYVNTPDLSNVLNSSYWQWRRNNSDGWCIKSSDWPVEQGAMLQQGLIQRLNFSNHLPFQELTLWGSFPPQGEWENISNRENCSNMSPEILPVNGTGVVYFGDSWTGYLIRDGHKETLDSLIHYQNVSGNSGHWNISINTGIRDVADITGQVRLPKGYFLICGDRAWPGIPFKPVGGPCYIGRLTLFAPHMRDMLNRSLSNSTRSKRSLRQLQPDCDDRVNLGSLGSTIALSLFLPGGMAASNWNKIKQLACWAVKEFNTTSDILSGLAQDVDSLRHVVLQNRAAIDFLLLAHGHGCQEFEGMCCMNLSDHSVSIHKQIAELRERIHNVQEGMDGLDGWLASWGITGWIKDLLKQGILILLVICVLLLTIPCILQCLQKSITASVNKIFLVQAQDLLKTPSTEMLVKQDVLELVGRRPWEEANV; via the coding sequence ATGGGCCGAGTATTAATCTTTTTGTTAAGTACTATAAGCTTAGGCTTTAGCTTTGATTTACATCATGTTGACCCTCGTACTAATGTGTGGCTCACGTGGGCAAATCGTACCGGGACCACAGACTTTTGTCTGTCCCTGGCGCAAGTAAGCGATCCGTTTAGAACATGTTTAATTGGGTATCCATATGTACACCTAGACGATTTTCGAGGTTACGTTAACACCCCTGATTTGTCGAATGTACTCAATTCCTCATATTGGCAATGGAGGAGAAATAACAGTGACGGATGGTGTATAAAAAGTAGCGACTGGCCAGTAGAGCAGGGAGCCATGCTCCAGCAAGGCTTAATTCAAAGGCTCAATTTCTCTAATCACTTACCGTTTCAGGAACTGACACTTtggggctccttccctccaCAGGGGGAATGGGAGAACATCTCAAATCGCGAAAATTGCTCTAATATGAGTCCGGAAATTCTTCCTGTTAACGGGACTGGAGTGGTCTATTTTGGTGATAGCTGGACTGGGTATTTGATTCGAGATGGTCACAAAGAGACATTAGATTCACTGATTCATTATCAAAACGTGTCAGGTAACTCTGGTCACTGGAACATTTCGATAAATACAGGGATTAGAGATGTGGCCGATATCACTGGACAGGTAAGGTTGCCAAAAGGCTATTTCTTGATTTGTGGAGATAGAGCATGGCCCGGAATTCCTTTTAAACCTGTGGGAGGACCTTGTTATATTGGGAGACTTACGCTGTTCGCACCTCATATGAGGGACATGCTTAATCGTTCCCTGAGCAATAGTACCAGATCAAAAAGGTCATTGCGACAATTACAACCAGATTGCGATGATCGCGTCAATTTAGGGTCTTTAGGATCTACTATAGCTCTGTCCCTATTTTTGCCTGGTGGAATGGCCGCAAGcaattggaataaaataaaacaattggcATGCTGGGCTGTCAAAGAATTTAACACGACCTCTGACATTTTGTCAGGATTAGCTCAAGATGTAGATAGCTTACGACATGTAGTCTTACAGAATCGTGCTGCCATAGATTTCCTTTTACTAGCCCACGGACATGGATGTCAAGAATTTGAAGGAATGTGTTGCATGAATCTATCTGATCACTCTGTGAGCATTCATAAACAGATTGCAGAACTACGAGAAAGGATTCACAATGTGCAGGAAGGAATGGATGGACTCGATGGGTGGCTAGCTTCTTGGGGAATTACAGGGTGGATAAAAGATTTACTTAAACAGGGAATTTTGATCCTTTTAGTAATTTGTGTATTATTACTAACGATTccatgtattttgcagtgcttaCAAAAGTCGATAACCGCTtcagtaaataagatttttcttgtacaaGCACAAGACCTTCTGAAAACTCCCAGTACAGAAATGTTGGTGAAGCAAGACGTCCTCGAACTGGTTGGGCGCCGACCTTGGGaagaagcaaatgtttga